A genomic window from Oncorhynchus gorbuscha isolate QuinsamMale2020 ecotype Even-year unplaced genomic scaffold, OgorEven_v1.0 Un_scaffold_1472, whole genome shotgun sequence includes:
- the LOC124022889 gene encoding glycerol-3-phosphate dehydrogenase 1-like protein, which translates to MASPLKVCIVGSGNWGSAIARIIGSNAQALQRFATTVKMWVFEENVDGRNLTDIINTDHENVKYLPGYRLPDNVVAVPQLQDAAEGADLLVFVVPHQFIRKLCDEMVGCVSSQARGITLIK; encoded by the exons ATGGCGTCGCCTCTGAAAGTGTGCATTGTCGGCTCTGGAAACTG GGGTTCAGCCATTGCCAGGATAATCGGCAGTAATGCTCAGGCCCTGCAGCGTTTCGCCACCACAGTCAAGATGTGGGTGTTTGAGGAGAACGTGGACGGCAGGAATCTCACAGACATCATCAACACAGACCATGAGAATGTCAAGTACCTGCCTGGATACAGGCTGCCTGACAACGTG GTGGCTGTACCTCAGCTCCAGGATGCTGCTGAGGGGGCTGACCTCCTAGTGTTCGTGGTTCCTCACCAGTTCATCAGGAAGCTGTGTGATGAGATGGTGGGCTGTGTCTCCTCCCAGGCCAGGGGAATCACACTCATTAAG